Proteins found in one Carassius auratus strain Wakin chromosome 12, ASM336829v1, whole genome shotgun sequence genomic segment:
- the LOC113111949 gene encoding phosphatidylcholine:ceramide cholinephosphotransferase 1-like, with protein MNKVALWSKEEVSLWLTDQGLQEYSEPLRNYDGLALLSLTTDDFKRSPLSRVSSDGGCLLLEKIETLKIEHHIDVHKNGHANGHMVLNHNGNAGSAGKAYQNGMVNGFHKELVQIPIPEPASPQFPPEWGKTAVAFVYALCCFVLTTVIISVVHERVPPKEDSPPLPDKFFDFFDRVEWAFTICEINGMILMVLWIIQLSLLKHKSIVGRRFFFIVGTLYLYRCITMYITTLPVPGMHFKCSPKLYGDWESQMRRVMKMIAGGGLTITGSHNMCGDYLYSGHTVMLTLTYLFTKEYSPRRFWWYHWGCLALSAIGVFCILLAHDHYTIDVVVAYFITTRLFWWYHTMANQQALKEMSQTNFFTHVWWYRFFRYLESNVLDVVPRSFQKPFTWRSLHWGHVKYTRIDSD; from the exons ATGAATAAAGTAGCATTGTGGTCAAAGGAGGAGGTCTCACTCTGGCTCACCGATCAGGGACTGCAGGAATACTCTGAACCATTACGAAACTACGATGGACTGGCTTTGTTAAGTCTTACGACGGATGACTTCAAGAGGTCACCCCTCTCCAGGGTCTCGTCGGACGGTGGTTGTCTGCTCCTGGAAAAGATTGAGACTCTTAAGATCGAGCATCATATCGACGTCCACAAGAATGGACATGCCAATGGGCACATGGTGTTGAATCATAACGGGAATGCTGGGAGTGCCGGAAAGGCTTACCAGAATGGCATGGTGAATGGCTTCCACAAGGAACTGGTGCAGATTCCCATACCAGAGCCAGCTTCTCCACAGTTTCCTCCTGAGTGGGGAAAGACCGCCGTGGCTTTTGTCTATGCCTTATGCTGCTTCGTCTTGACCACCGTCATTATTTCTGTGGTCCATGAACGTGTGCCTCCTAAGGAGGATTCTCCACCTCTCCCTGACAAGTTCTTTGACTTTTTTGATCGAGTGGAGTGGGCTTTCACTATATGCGAGATCAACGGAATGATTCTGATGGTCTTGTGGATTATACAGCTGAGTCTCTTAAAACATAA ATCAATTGTAGGTCGACGCTTCTTTTTCATAGTCGGGACGCTCTACCTCTACAGGTGCATCACCATGTACATTACTACTCTTCCTGTGCCTGGAATGCACTTCAAATGCTCTCCTaag CTGTATGGTGACTGGGAATCTCAGATGCGGCGGGTGATGAAAATGATTGCAGGGGGAGGTCTGACTATCACAGGCTCTCACAACATGTGTGGAGACTATTTGTACAGCGGCCACACGGTCATGCTCACCCTCACTTATCTCTTCACGAAGGAGT ATTCTCCTAGAAGGTTCTGGTGGTACCACTGGGGCTGCTTGGCTCTGAGTGCAATAGGAGTGTTTTGCATCCTTCTTGCTCATGACCACTACACAATTGATGTCGTCGTGGCCTACTTCATCACCACACGTCTCTTCTGGTGGTATCACACAATGGCCAACCAACAA GCTCTCAAAGAGATGTCCCAGACCAACTTTTTCACCCACGTATGGTGGTACCGATTTTTCCGGTACCTGGAAAGCAACGTTCTCGACGTTGTCCCCCGCAGCTTCCAGAAGCCCTTCACATGGCGATCGCTGCATTGGGGGCATGTGAAGTACACACGAATAGACTCAGATTGA